In Papaver somniferum cultivar HN1 chromosome 1, ASM357369v1, whole genome shotgun sequence, a genomic segment contains:
- the LOC113330889 gene encoding uncharacterized protein LOC113330889, translating to MAPHYLISIISSLLIALLVTLEGTYAVTYEVKDRAGGPRFRNQIGVKYSKSILQKASEFNWRVFKQSPSQRKNVNTLKLFVENMDGVAYASNGEIHVSAKYLSGYNGDVKREFTGVIYHEATHIWQWNGNGNAPGGLIEGIADYVRLKAKHAPSHWVKPGGGDRWDQGYDVTARFLEYCNSLRSGFVADLNRKMKNGYSDRFFVDLLGKNVNQLWRDYKKKYGK from the coding sequence ATGGCTCCTCATTATCTAATTTCCATTATATCTTCTCTGCTAATAGCCTTATTAGTAACCTTAGAAGGAACTTATGCAGTTACTTATGAAGTTAAAGACAGGGCTGGTGGACCCCGTTTCAGAAACCAAATCGGTGTCAAATACAGCAAAAGCATCCTACAAAAAGCCTCGGAGTTTAACTGGAGAGTCTTCAAACAATCCCCTTCTCAGAGGAAAAATGTGAACACTCTTAAACTGTTTGTGGAGAACATGGATGGCGTCGCATATGCTAGCAACGGTGAGATACATGTCAGTGCTAAGTACTTATCTGGTTACAACGGGGACGTAAAAAGAGAGTTCACTGGTGTTATTTATCATGAGGCTACACACATTTGGCAGTGGAACGGAAACGGAAATGCACCTGGAGGCTTGATCGAAGGGATTGCTGATTATGTTAGGTTGAAGGCTAAGCATGCACCGTCTCATTGGGTTAAACCTGGTGGTGGTGATAGATGGGACCAAGGTTACGACGTGACTGCAAGGTTCTTGGAATATTGTAATAGTCTTAGAAGTGGGTTTGTTGCAGATCTTAACAGAAAGATGAAGAATGGCTACAGCGATAGATTCTTTGTCGATTTGTTGGGAAAAAATGTTAATCAGTTGTGGAGGGATTATAAGAAAAAGTATGGCAAGTGA